The genomic interval CGCGAGGAGCTCACGGAGATGCTGGAAAAGACCCGCAGCGAGTACTCGCTGATGCAGGGGGCGCACGCGATCATCAGCAATGAGCAGTTGCGGCGGACCTTTTTCGACGTGATGCCCTTCTCGCGGCAACTCACCATCCACCGCGTCAAGGGGCACTGTTCCAACGTCGCCGACGCCTTTCCTAAAATCAGCCCCTGGATGGGGACCCTGGACCCCATGATTCCCCTGCGCAACCGCCACGGGGGGCTGACCGGACTGAACCCGAAAAAGGGCGGGACGAACTTCGGGATGATGGTGATCGGCCAGTCCGGCGGCGGCAAGAGCGTGTGGAACATGAACCTGCTGCTGAGCATGGTGCCCTCGGGCGTGCGGGCGTTCATCCTCGACCCCAAGCACGACTATGAGGAGACCACCTGGTCGTTGCGCGGGCAGGTGATTTCCATCAGCGCGACGGCCCGACTCCCCGACGGGCGTCCGGTGAGGATCAACATCTTCGACCCTACCCCCGGCGAGGACCAGCCCGGCCCGGAGAAGACCGCCTTCATCATCGCGGTGTTCCGCACCCTGGACCTGGTCCCGGACCGCATGCATCAGGCGGTGTTGGAAGCCGCCCTACAGCAGTTCTTCCTGCTCAAGTCACGTCGGGTTCCGGATCCGGAGAAGGTCGGCGCATACCGCGAGGTGTACATGGGCGGCCGGCTGCGCGACTTCGTGCAGGTGTTGAGCACCCTCAGCCGCATCGGCTCCGAGGGCATTCACGACAAGCCGCACTTCCTCCAGATTCGCGACAGTCTCACCGCGTTGTTCCAGTCCTACCTCGCGGGACAGGGCGGCGTCCTGGGCGAGTTTCTGGACGGCTGGACCACCGTGGAAGTCGACGCTCCGTGCGTGACCTTCGACGTGTACAGCATGTACAACGACCCCACCCTCCGGGCGCTGGGCATCCTGCTCATCGGCGAGTTCATGTTCCAGCAGGCGGCCCGCACCGCTGGGACGAAGATCGGCATCTTCGAGGAGTTGGGCGTGCTGGCCCACATCCCTGAACTGGAGCAGCTCGTGAACCGCTGGTTCAAGACCGGCCGCAGCCTGGGCATGATTCCGGTGGGCACCTCGCAGGACGTGAAGGACTTCGAGAAATTGGGTGGCCTGATCAACAACAGCGCCTGGGTGGTGATGAGCGCCCTGGGCGCGGGCGAGATCGCGGGGCTCCAGGAAGTCATGCACTTGTCCGACAAGGTCGCCGAACTCGCGGCCTCCTTGACGTTGCGGCCCGGCGTGATGGGCGAGTACCTCGTGCTGCAAAAGGTTGCCGACAACGTGCATGTCGGGGACGTGGTGCAGCTCTGGATGAGCCCGGAAAAGCTCTGGACGGTGACCACCCAGGATGAGGAGAAGACCAGGCGGCAGACGTACACGCAACGGCTCGGCGGCCGCACCGAGGCCATCTTGCAACTCGCCGCAGAAGTCCGGACCAGGAGGAAAGTCGCATGAACACTTCCACCCCTCACGTGTCCGGTCCCGGGAGCGAAGCCTTCATCCGGGAAAGGCAGCTTGCTGGGACGCTTGCAGGGACCCCTGCCCGGAGCACGGACTTCCCTGCGGGGAGGCCGTCGGTGACCCGGGCACCTTCTCGCCGGTTCGTGACCCTCGGCGTTGCGCTCAGCCTCGCCCTGCCGTCGACGGCTCATGCCCAGGACCTGGGGAGTCTCACGGATCTCCTGCAGTCGGGCGGCCTGATGAGTTTGATCGGCATGATCCCGGGTCTCAACTTTCTCGCGGGCCTCGGCCCGCTCACGGACATCCTGAAGATGATTCCGGGCCTGGACACGCTGCTCGGGCAGATTCCCGGCCTGAGTCAGTTGCTGGACCTGATCGGCCTGGGGGGAGGGTCGAACCTCGGCCCGCTCCTCGGGCAGATCCAGCAGGTCCAGAAGTGGTTGACGGCCGCGCGGCAGATTCAGGATACGGCGAAGAACATCATCCGCCCGAACAACTACACGGACTTCGTCGCCAGCGCGAACAGCGTCATGCGTCTGGCGGGCGTGAACCAGGTCTTCAGCCAGGGCCAGTACCAGCAGGACCCGCAGGGCGTGGCTCAGGCGGCCATCGATGCCCTCACCGACCAGCAGCGTGAGGTGCTGGGTCGCCTGCGTACCGCGATGACGCCTGCCGAGGCCGTCGCGGTGCGCGAGCAGGCCGCGGGACTTCAGGATCTCAAGGCCAGGGTTCAGCGGAACGCCGACAACGCCGAGGCCCAGAGCAACACGCAGAGCCTGACCAAGGAGACCCAGGACCGGGCGCTCGACGCGCTGGACTACTCGCAGGGGGCGGCCCAGGCGCTCAAGGACAACAAGAAAATCGAGGACATCAGCCGGATGGTGGGTTCGGCCTCGCTGGAATCCCTGCGGGTCAGTGCCCT from Deinococcus planocerae carries:
- a CDS encoding VirB4 family type IV secretion system protein, which codes for MLSKVLTHFLKRPSPEAPVQKPAPVSSAKVRKPARVARPVSGKSLIEQLPWAEPDDGAVFLRGGERLWFGFEIQPATAAQVDFTRAQALSEGIRVMLNQAISMGEGGRLVVERVPAPEAFVEYFLQGQRATTPDPLLHRIMEAEHEDLRGARLRGEITVTRFFLTFYVNVPKRPKDVPPTEAEYRAQMALVRRKRTNLLHRLEGLGLNPTVMSNREIKWLIWRYLNGNLAAAHPPAFTSQLDFRDFDPDDLKKDRSAATLTTRYQVAETEIGTDHPGYLTMGDRLVGAISIGKGGSGTGVHIIDNLLEALQNKHFYVMVDFEHLQQGTEKARLDTAVEELEGMVDSPVMRAGEGTSAKARKAREAIHEAEYRGKHFWRLGFTTVLYARTREELTEMLEKTRSEYSLMQGAHAIISNEQLRRTFFDVMPFSRQLTIHRVKGHCSNVADAFPKISPWMGTLDPMIPLRNRHGGLTGLNPKKGGTNFGMMVIGQSGGGKSVWNMNLLLSMVPSGVRAFILDPKHDYEETTWSLRGQVISISATARLPDGRPVRINIFDPTPGEDQPGPEKTAFIIAVFRTLDLVPDRMHQAVLEAALQQFFLLKSRRVPDPEKVGAYREVYMGGRLRDFVQVLSTLSRIGSEGIHDKPHFLQIRDSLTALFQSYLAGQGGVLGEFLDGWTTVEVDAPCVTFDVYSMYNDPTLRALGILLIGEFMFQQAARTAGTKIGIFEELGVLAHIPELEQLVNRWFKTGRSLGMIPVGTSQDVKDFEKLGGLINNSAWVVMSALGAGEIAGLQEVMHLSDKVAELAASLTLRPGVMGEYLVLQKVADNVHVGDVVQLWMSPEKLWTVTTQDEEKTRRQTYTQRLGGRTEAILQLAAEVRTRRKVA